The Mucilaginibacter gracilis genomic interval AACTGCTGCTGGTAGGCTACAAACTTGCCAATTCGGTTTTTAGATATTGAAATCCGGGGCGTGTTAATACATCCGCCGAGGTACAATCGTCTCTCAATTTTTTTAATTTGGATAAAGCCGTTGGCACTTGAGTGCCGTTATAAAGCGACAGTAAATCGTCTAACAAATGGCCAAAGGCACTTACTTCTATGCGCTCCAGTGCGTTGGCCAGTTGCAGATGGTTTTTATCGTAAAAGCAAGCTGCGCCAAAATCGCCAAACAAGGTGTTTCCTTCATCGTCTATTAAAGTGTTGTGTGCATATAAGTCGCTGTGCATAATGCCCTTGCTATGCAGTTCGGTAGCTACGGACGCTATTGTACCTGCAATTTTTAAAATTTGCCCGGCAGTAAGGCTCAACCCCGGTTTAAAAACATCGCGTGTACAGCTTACTAAACTTGGCGGTAAACCCAGGTTGTAATAACGCTCGGGTATCAGTTCCATCACAAGGCCTTTTTTATCTTCGGGATGTGCAGTAATTTGCCCCACCAGTTGTACCAATCCCGGATGTGAGCCCGCAGTAATACAGGTATTCATCTCGTCTTCGGGGAAACCATCGCTGGTAACAGCACCCTTAAATATTTTTACGGCCACCGTTTTAGTTTCGGTGCCGTTGCGCCATGTAGCTTTTGATATAATGCCCGATGCGCCTTCACCAAGCAAACTATTTATTTCCAGCTCATGCCAGCCAACAAAAGCAAGCGGATTTATTGCCGGTGTTACGTTAAACGGATTGCCCGAAAACGCCAGCCACGAAAGTTTTGGCATTGTTAATAGCCAGTTGGGTAACTCGGTTAGTTTATTGGCCGATATGCGTAAAAGTGCTAAGTTGCGGCATTGGCTAAGTTGATAAGGTAGGCTGGTTAGTTGATTGCCGGCAAGCATTAGCTTTTGCATACGGCTGCAATTGCCTATTTCGGCGGGCAGGGCTGTTACCCTGTTATCCGTTAAAATTAACCAACGCAAATTAGGATTAAGAGATTTTGGAGGTATGGTTTCTATCCTGTTAGCTTTAAAACCCACTATATCCAGTAAAGGGCAGTCGGCCAAAACTTCGGGCAGTATGGTAAATAAGTTTTCGGAGCAGAAAAAGATTTTAAGTTTCTGTAACCTACCAAAATCAGCAGGTAACGCACTTAGCTTATTTCGCGACAAATCAAGTACTTCCAGCGTATCAGCCAGGTCAAATATTTCTGTCGGGAAGCTATCAAGATTTTCGGAGAGTTTAAGCGATACTGCGCCTTTTAGTTCGCCGTTTTGTAATTGTTTTAAAGTTTGCATGGCCTTCTATTGCCATCGCAATATAGAAGAAAAAATTGTAGCTATCTTAATTTCCTTTACCATAGTTATTGTTATCTCAATAAACTCTTTGTGTATTTTTTAGCCATTCGGCCATAGCATTTGTTTGGCCGGTATTCTCTTTACGCCATTTGGCATTGTCTATTTTGCTGTCGGTTAGGGTAATGGTATGGGTAAATGCCTGCATATTGGTGCTTTGGGCAAGGTTATAAAAATAGTCGGCAAAAAATTTATCAAAAAACAATTTATCGGTTTTCTTCTCCGATAATTGACCGGCTAAACTAAATATAGCTTTCAGTTCGTATTCAAATAATTCTAAACCGCTTAACTTTTTTGCCTTGCCCGACGCCACTGCCATTGAAATTCCTGAATTTAATGCATCGGTTTCCTTTCCGTTGTTATCCGAAACTGGCAGTATTGTATTGCCTTTATCGTCTTTAAGTACGCCGCCCTGCATAATATGTTGGATGTTACCATAAGCTTCAATAGCTCGCGACCCGGTTGGTTCCAGCAGCAAAAAACTGCAGAAACCCAATAAGGCATTTACCCGTTTGTTTTGATGAAAGGTTACCAAAGCGTACAAACGATGGTTGGTTGCCTGTTGGGGATTATGCTTTATAGCTTCAATAATACTGCTTTCGGCCTCCGCGTATTGCTTGTTGCGGAAATAGGAGATTGCTAGGTTATAATAGATTTGCGGGTAGTCAGGTTTTATTTTTATGGCAGCGTTATATGTTTCAATTGCTTTTTGAGCTAGATGGTCGTCATCGTAAATAGTAGCCAATAAACAATATGCTGCCGCGCTTAACGTGGCATTATTTGATTTTATTGCCTTCTCAATATGCGGAATGGCCTCTTTGGGTTTTTTGAATGTAAAAAGAGAGAACGCAATTTGATAATTGGCATATTCATTTTCGGAATCGTTTTTTAATACCTCATTAAATTTATCAATAGCCTCGGCATATTTTCCCTCATTGTTTAGGGCCACACCCTGTTTAATCAGCTCCGTTGCAGTATTGTTATTTTGTGCTTTCGCAGAAACACTGTAATGTATAATTAAGGCAATGATGAACAATAATTTGTGAAGACGTTTCATGTTTTGAAACTACAAAATGTGCCCGTTAACTCGAAACGATTTTTAATTTGTTGTTGGTGAAAATCGCTCATCTAACCAACGCCCGCACAGCAGCTAAATTTAAACTTGTAAGCAAATTATTATACGTTTTATCTAAAATAAACAAAGCCCATAGATTGGTTGATCTACAGGCTTTGCTATGATTAGAAATGGAATTGGTGCTTATTTCCAGCCACCGCCTAACGAGCGGTATAATTCGGATACGGCGTTTAGCTGGTCGCGTTTAATGGTTGCCAGTTCAAGTTCGCTTTGTAATACATTGCTTTGGGCGGTAATTACTTCCAGGTAATTAGCCATGCCATTTTTAAATAGCAAGTTGGCGTTGCTTGTTGCTTGTTGCAGTGTACTTACACGGCTGGCAGCTATATTTTGTTGCAATTTTAACTTGTCTATCTTCACCATCGCGTCTGATACTTCGCCTACAGCATTTAACACCGACTGGCGAAATTGCAATACTGTTTTTTCGCGCTCAACCTGGGCTACCTGGTATTTGGTTTTTAGCTCCTTATGCTGAAACACAGGTTGTATAACGCTACCCGCCACTATACCAAATAACGATGCCGGAATATTGAACCAGTTACTTGCCGTGAATGTGTTAACGCCCCCACTTGCGGTAATACGCAATGCCGGG includes:
- a CDS encoding leucine-rich repeat-containing protein kinase family protein produces the protein MQTLKQLQNGELKGAVSLKLSENLDSFPTEIFDLADTLEVLDLSRNKLSALPADFGRLQKLKIFFCSENLFTILPEVLADCPLLDIVGFKANRIETIPPKSLNPNLRWLILTDNRVTALPAEIGNCSRMQKLMLAGNQLTSLPYQLSQCRNLALLRISANKLTELPNWLLTMPKLSWLAFSGNPFNVTPAINPLAFVGWHELEINSLLGEGASGIISKATWRNGTETKTVAVKIFKGAVTSDGFPEDEMNTCITAGSHPGLVQLVGQITAHPEDKKGLVMELIPERYYNLGLPPSLVSCTRDVFKPGLSLTAGQILKIAGTIASVATELHSKGIMHSDLYAHNTLIDDEGNTLFGDFGAACFYDKNHLQLANALERIEVSAFGHLLDDLLSLYNGTQVPTALSKLKKLRDDCTSADVLTRPGFQYLKTELASL
- a CDS encoding tetratricopeptide repeat protein: MKRLHKLLFIIALIIHYSVSAKAQNNNTATELIKQGVALNNEGKYAEAIDKFNEVLKNDSENEYANYQIAFSLFTFKKPKEAIPHIEKAIKSNNATLSAAAYCLLATIYDDDHLAQKAIETYNAAIKIKPDYPQIYYNLAISYFRNKQYAEAESSIIEAIKHNPQQATNHRLYALVTFHQNKRVNALLGFCSFLLLEPTGSRAIEAYGNIQHIMQGGVLKDDKGNTILPVSDNNGKETDALNSGISMAVASGKAKKLSGLELFEYELKAIFSLAGQLSEKKTDKLFFDKFFADYFYNLAQSTNMQAFTHTITLTDSKIDNAKWRKENTGQTNAMAEWLKNTQRVY